In Kordia antarctica, the following proteins share a genomic window:
- a CDS encoding HIT family protein, with translation MASIFTKIVNGEIPSYKIAEDEHYYAFLDINPNAIGHTLCIPKQEVDKIFDLSEEAYIGLMRFSRKIAIAIEKAIPCKRVGLTVIGLEVPHAHVHLIPLNEMDNMNFKNKQQLSSEEFQEIVKKIQAEL, from the coding sequence ATGGCTTCTATTTTTACAAAAATAGTGAACGGAGAAATTCCATCTTATAAAATTGCAGAAGACGAACATTATTATGCGTTTTTAGACATTAACCCAAATGCTATTGGTCACACATTGTGCATTCCTAAACAGGAAGTTGATAAAATTTTCGATCTGTCGGAAGAAGCTTATATTGGTTTAATGCGTTTTTCACGAAAAATTGCCATTGCCATCGAAAAAGCAATTCCTTGCAAACGTGTTGGTTTAACGGTTATTGGTTTAGAAGTTCCACATGCGCATGTACACTTAATTCCGTTGAACGAAATGGACAACATGAATTTCAAAAACAAACAGCAACTATCGTCAGAAGAATTTCAAGAAATTGTAAAAAAGATTCAAGCAGAGCTTTAA
- a CDS encoding Rieske (2Fe-2S) protein — translation MKRFLILCCVVICMFSCNSDDGGNNNNPFIPNALVQFQINLNLPLYDNLSFAGGSHYVPNGGGVRGFFVFNLSGDQFLAWEASCPNHIPSNCSTMTINGVLATCACEDYEYSLANGQLLNPVEGSDSFPMVNYRITKSGDVLTISNN, via the coding sequence ATGAAACGTTTTTTGATTTTATGTTGTGTTGTTATATGTATGTTTTCATGTAATTCTGATGATGGGGGAAATAATAACAATCCATTTATTCCGAATGCTTTAGTGCAGTTTCAGATTAATTTAAACTTGCCATTGTATGATAATTTAAGTTTTGCTGGCGGTTCTCATTATGTTCCAAATGGCGGCGGCGTGCGTGGGTTTTTTGTGTTTAATTTGTCAGGAGATCAGTTTTTAGCGTGGGAAGCAAGTTGCCCAAATCATATTCCTAGTAATTGTTCTACAATGACAATTAATGGCGTTTTGGCAACGTGTGCATGTGAAGATTACGAATATAGTTTGGCAAATGGTCAATTGTTGAATCCTGTGGAAGGTAGCGACAGTTTTCCAATGGTTAATTATCGAATTACGAAATCTGGAGATGTATTGACGATTTCGAATAATTGA
- a CDS encoding sensor histidine kinase: protein MILKNKPVLIRRILILVSFIIVAGILWNTYIFFQEFKQEERAKMEIFAEAVSEITQNSLKDDLSNLSLKIISNNLSNPRISVTVNNVMEAQNMDEEKIKDSLYLKRKIEQFAKENKPINISYYDDQLKRKVDLGVLYYGDSEALNKLKYYPLALLLIIVLFAAVAYFFFSASKASEQNKLWAGMAKETAHQIGTPLSSLVGWAEILKTENVDPQYVKEIEKDIDRLQTITERFSKIGSIPKLERLDIVQETKDSYDYLLTRTSKLVDFTFEAPETPIYSEINAQLYSWTIENMVKNAIDAMKGKGALLVEIIPSATFVKIQITDNGKGIPKRNFKRVFQPGFTSKKRGWGLGLSLAKRIVENYHDGKIKVLKSELGKGTTMQISLKTVV from the coding sequence ATGATTTTAAAAAATAAACCAGTCCTAATAAGAAGAATACTAATTTTAGTTTCTTTCATCATAGTAGCAGGTATTTTATGGAATACGTATATCTTCTTTCAAGAATTTAAACAAGAAGAACGTGCTAAAATGGAAATTTTCGCGGAAGCAGTTTCAGAAATAACACAAAATTCTTTAAAAGATGATTTAAGTAATTTATCTCTTAAAATAATAAGTAATAATCTTTCCAATCCTAGAATTTCTGTCACCGTTAATAATGTAATGGAAGCTCAGAATATGGACGAAGAAAAAATTAAAGATTCTCTCTATCTGAAAAGAAAAATTGAACAATTTGCAAAAGAAAATAAACCGATCAATATTTCTTATTATGACGACCAATTGAAACGTAAAGTGGATTTAGGTGTTTTATATTATGGAGATTCAGAAGCTTTAAACAAACTCAAATATTATCCGCTTGCTTTATTATTGATTATTGTGTTGTTTGCCGCTGTTGCGTATTTCTTTTTTAGTGCGTCGAAAGCTTCCGAGCAGAATAAATTGTGGGCAGGAATGGCGAAAGAAACCGCACATCAAATTGGTACGCCGTTGTCTTCTTTAGTCGGTTGGGCAGAGATTTTGAAGACCGAAAATGTAGATCCTCAATATGTGAAAGAGATTGAAAAAGATATTGATCGTTTGCAAACGATTACGGAACGTTTTTCCAAAATTGGTTCTATTCCAAAACTAGAACGATTGGATATTGTACAAGAAACGAAAGACTCGTATGATTATTTGCTAACGCGAACTTCTAAGTTGGTAGACTTTACGTTTGAAGCGCCTGAAACTCCTATTTATAGTGAGATTAATGCACAATTGTATAGTTGGACGATTGAGAATATGGTGAAAAATGCCATTGACGCCATGAAAGGAAAAGGTGCGCTGTTGGTTGAAATTATTCCTTCTGCCACTTTTGTAAAGATTCAAATTACCGATAACGGAAAAGGAATTCCAAAACGAAATTTTAAGAGAGTTTTTCAACCTGGATTTACGAGTAAGAAACGTGGTTGGGGATTGGGCTTATCGCTCGCAAAACGTATTGTTGAGAATTATCATGACGGAAAGATTAAAGTATTGAAATCAGAACTTGGGAAAGGAACGACGATGCAGATTTCGCTGAAAACGGTTGTTTAG
- the aat gene encoding leucyl/phenylalanyl-tRNA--protein transferase, with translation MYLLTDEIAFPPIEETSPEGILAFGGDLKPERLLLAYKNGIFPWYSHDEPIIWWSPDPRMILFPEDLKVSKSMKQLLRRETFKVTYNTAFERVIQACAIIQRPGQDDTWITTEMEEAYIQLHKMGYATSVEVWRDEKLVGGVYGIDLGHVFCGESMFSLESNASKYGFIHLVEKLKTTGCQLIDCQMHTNHLASLGAYEVPREVFLSYL, from the coding sequence ATGTATTTATTAACAGATGAAATAGCGTTTCCACCAATTGAAGAAACTTCCCCAGAAGGAATTTTAGCATTTGGTGGCGATTTGAAACCTGAACGTTTATTGCTAGCATACAAAAACGGAATTTTCCCTTGGTATAGTCATGATGAACCAATTATTTGGTGGTCGCCAGATCCGCGAATGATATTGTTTCCAGAAGATTTAAAAGTATCCAAAAGCATGAAACAATTGTTGCGACGGGAAACTTTTAAAGTAACTTACAATACAGCTTTTGAACGTGTCATACAAGCATGCGCAATCATTCAACGACCAGGACAAGACGACACTTGGATTACTACTGAAATGGAAGAAGCGTACATACAACTTCATAAAATGGGTTATGCAACTTCCGTTGAGGTTTGGCGTGACGAAAAATTAGTTGGCGGCGTTTATGGAATCGATTTAGGACATGTTTTTTGTGGCGAAAGTATGTTTAGTTTAGAAAGTAATGCGAGTAAATATGGTTTCATTCACTTAGTTGAAAAATTGAAAACAACTGGTTGTCAACTCATCGATTGTCAGATGCACACCAATCACTTAGCAAGTTTGGGCGCGTATGAAGTTCCACGAGAAGTGTTTTTATCGTATTTGTGA
- a CDS encoding DUF4301 family protein — protein sequence MNFSKKHTEQIEAKELTLLQIEEQLDKFRKKIPFTDITAHARVDHGILKLTSETEETYIQLYREQHGMFKIVKFTPASGAATRMFNFLYKFLETYDPKKESINSYINKEKEPEIRLFFIGLEKFPFYDDVLKIMDKTEIDKIRKPDEFNRDFVHALLAEEGLNYGNYPKGLLSFHKYKSHIATPFQEHLFEAASYACQGGKAILHFTISKQHYDKFKATEQEILPHIAQKTDCTFEISYSYQSEKTDTIAVDLKNRPILDAEKNLEFRPGGHGALIENLNAIDADLIFIKNIDNVVVNTYAEEISRYKKILAGKLIDLQQKAFKFMKMLHNGVSNDELIIVLNFLYTELNIQLSEEFEKYSQKYQIEYLIEKLNRPIRICGMVKNEGEPGGGPFWVKHENGSISLQIVESAQIDRKNEYHQGIQKLSTHFNPVDIVCGVKDYQGNKYDLTQFVDRKSYFIASKSKSGKKIKALELPGLWNGGMAFWNTVFVEVPLVTFNPVKTINDLLKPTHQVK from the coding sequence GGAATTTTGAAACTAACTTCGGAAACGGAAGAAACGTACATACAATTATATCGGGAACAACATGGAATGTTCAAAATTGTAAAATTTACGCCAGCTTCGGGCGCAGCAACACGAATGTTTAATTTTCTATACAAGTTTTTAGAAACGTATGATCCGAAAAAAGAATCGATCAACTCATATATCAATAAAGAAAAAGAACCTGAAATTCGTTTATTCTTTATCGGATTAGAAAAATTTCCTTTTTACGATGATGTATTGAAAATAATGGACAAAACAGAAATTGATAAAATCAGAAAGCCTGATGAGTTCAATCGTGATTTTGTACATGCTTTACTTGCAGAAGAAGGACTAAACTACGGAAACTACCCAAAAGGATTACTATCTTTTCACAAATACAAAAGCCACATCGCAACTCCTTTTCAAGAACATCTATTTGAAGCGGCAAGCTATGCATGTCAAGGTGGAAAAGCAATATTACACTTTACCATTTCAAAACAACATTACGACAAATTCAAAGCAACAGAGCAAGAAATCTTACCACACATAGCACAAAAAACGGATTGTACATTTGAAATTTCATACTCTTATCAATCGGAAAAAACAGATACAATTGCTGTCGATTTAAAAAACAGACCAATTCTTGATGCTGAAAAAAACTTAGAATTTAGACCAGGTGGACATGGTGCTTTAATAGAAAATCTAAATGCAATTGACGCAGATTTAATCTTCATAAAAAACATAGACAATGTTGTTGTAAATACCTATGCGGAAGAAATTTCGCGCTACAAAAAAATTCTCGCAGGAAAACTGATTGATTTACAACAAAAAGCATTCAAATTCATGAAAATGCTTCACAATGGCGTTTCAAATGATGAATTAATAATTGTTTTAAACTTCTTGTACACAGAACTCAACATTCAACTCAGTGAAGAATTTGAAAAATACTCGCAAAAATATCAAATAGAATATCTCATAGAAAAGCTCAACAGACCAATTCGCATCTGCGGAATGGTAAAAAACGAAGGCGAGCCAGGCGGCGGACCATTTTGGGTAAAACATGAAAATGGTTCTATCTCACTGCAAATTGTTGAATCTGCACAAATAGATAGAAAAAATGAGTATCATCAAGGCATTCAAAAACTATCAACACACTTCAATCCCGTAGATATTGTTTGCGGCGTAAAAGACTATCAAGGCAACAAATACGATCTCACGCAATTTGTAGATCGTAAATCGTATTTCATTGCTTCAAAATCGAAAAGTGGCAAAAAAATAAAAGCATTAGAATTACCGGGTTTATGGAATGGCGGAATGGCGTTTTGGAACACAGTCTTTGTTGAGGTTCCATTAGTAACTTTCAATCCTGTAAAAACTATCAACGACTTATTAAAACCAACACATCAGGTAAAGTAA
- a CDS encoding TonB-dependent receptor: protein MKNLFAFLSLLVLSVSMQAQNFTLSGTISDEAGEPLSGATILAKGTTNGTISDFDGKYTLKLSKGTYTIVVSMFSQSIEKTVIITKDTVLNSTLGAKMEALDAVLISAVRVNADSPITYSNLEKEEITKRNLGQDIPILMNFMPSVVTTTDAGAGVGYTGIRVRGSDATRVNVTINGIPFNDAESQGTFWVNMPDLASSTESIQLQRGVGTSTNGSGAFGASLSLLTDATSEKANGEISNTFGSFNTRKHTVKFSTGKLDNHFELAGRLSKIKSDGYIDRATSDLSAYFLQGSYVDETTLIKALAFGGHEITYQAWNGIDKTTLENDRTFNPSGQFIDENGNDRFYDNEVDNYRQDHYQFHWNQKVSENWTTNLGLNYTQGRGYFEQYKEDEPFDEYGFEEIVINGTTINETDLIRRRWLDNDFYVINLNANYKKNNLDMDFGVFLGVYDGDHFGEVIWARFASDSEIRDRYYEGNGKKNDLSFFTKATIRVNEKISLFGDLQLRNVSYKTSGISSDLVPFNIDENYTFFNPKAGINYRINPNNSLYFSYARANREPNRSDFENNNAVKPEQLDDFELGWRWKGENFTVNSNVYYMLYNDQLVLTGALDDTGTPLRTNSGKSYRLGLEIDASIKLGDKFTMQPNVAISTNKNKKFVTSKDGSLANLGNTNISFSPDFVAGNIFTYAPTNNFQVSLLSKYVGEQYMGNIDSDVSKLDSYFINDLNLTYQIKLNTIFESITFSGLINNIFGVEYVSNGYFFTYDDDFSVPGTTTTVEGAGFYPQATRNFLVGMTLKF from the coding sequence ATGAAGAATTTATTCGCTTTTTTAAGCCTTCTCGTGCTGTCAGTCAGCATGCAGGCGCAGAATTTCACACTATCAGGAACAATTTCAGATGAAGCTGGAGAGCCATTGTCAGGCGCAACTATTTTGGCAAAAGGTACCACGAATGGAACGATTTCTGATTTTGACGGAAAGTATACTTTAAAACTTTCCAAAGGAACATACACTATTGTAGTAAGTATGTTTTCACAATCCATTGAAAAAACAGTAATCATTACAAAAGATACTGTTTTGAATAGTACGCTTGGCGCGAAAATGGAAGCTTTAGACGCCGTATTAATTTCGGCAGTTCGTGTCAATGCCGATTCGCCAATTACGTATTCCAACCTAGAAAAAGAGGAAATTACCAAGCGAAATCTTGGGCAAGACATTCCTATTTTAATGAATTTTATGCCTTCAGTTGTCACAACTACAGATGCTGGTGCAGGTGTTGGATACACAGGAATTCGTGTACGTGGAAGCGATGCAACTCGCGTAAATGTAACGATTAACGGAATTCCGTTTAACGATGCAGAAAGTCAAGGAACATTTTGGGTAAACATGCCCGATTTGGCTTCGTCTACGGAAAGTATTCAATTGCAACGTGGCGTCGGAACTTCCACAAATGGTTCTGGAGCTTTTGGTGCAAGTCTAAGTTTACTAACCGATGCAACTTCTGAAAAAGCCAACGGAGAAATTTCAAATACATTTGGAAGCTTCAACACGCGTAAACACACCGTAAAATTTAGCACAGGAAAACTAGATAATCATTTTGAATTGGCTGGGCGTTTATCAAAAATCAAGTCAGATGGTTATATTGATCGTGCGACTTCTGATTTGAGCGCGTATTTTTTACAAGGTTCATATGTTGATGAAACTACTTTGATAAAAGCGTTGGCTTTTGGTGGACACGAAATTACATATCAAGCTTGGAACGGAATTGATAAAACAACGTTGGAAAATGATAGAACTTTCAATCCTTCAGGACAGTTTATCGACGAAAACGGAAACGATCGTTTTTATGACAACGAAGTCGATAATTACCGACAAGATCATTATCAATTTCATTGGAATCAAAAAGTTTCAGAAAATTGGACAACGAATCTTGGACTAAATTATACACAAGGTCGCGGATATTTTGAGCAATACAAAGAAGATGAGCCGTTTGACGAATATGGTTTTGAAGAAATTGTAATCAACGGGACTACAATTAACGAAACAGATTTAATTCGCAGACGTTGGTTAGACAATGATTTTTATGTAATCAATCTAAATGCAAACTACAAAAAGAATAATTTGGATATGGATTTCGGCGTGTTTTTAGGCGTATATGATGGAGATCATTTTGGAGAAGTAATTTGGGCGCGTTTTGCCAGCGATAGCGAAATCAGAGATCGGTATTACGAAGGAAATGGAAAGAAAAATGATTTAAGTTTCTTTACGAAAGCTACAATTCGTGTAAACGAAAAAATAAGTTTATTTGGAGATTTGCAACTTCGAAACGTGAGTTACAAAACTTCTGGAATTTCGTCAGATTTAGTGCCTTTTAATATTGATGAAAACTATACATTTTTCAATCCAAAAGCAGGAATTAATTATCGAATCAATCCAAACAACAGTTTATACTTTTCGTATGCGAGAGCAAACAGAGAGCCAAACAGAAGCGATTTTGAAAACAACAATGCTGTAAAACCTGAGCAATTGGACGATTTTGAACTAGGTTGGCGTTGGAAAGGTGAAAACTTTACGGTAAACTCAAATGTATATTACATGTTATACAACGATCAGTTAGTCTTAACAGGCGCGTTGGATGACACAGGAACGCCATTACGAACAAATAGTGGAAAAAGTTACCGTTTAGGTTTGGAAATTGATGCTTCAATCAAATTAGGAGACAAATTCACAATGCAGCCAAATGTGGCAATTAGCACCAATAAAAACAAGAAGTTTGTGACTTCTAAAGATGGAAGTTTGGCAAACTTAGGAAACACAAACATTTCGTTTTCGCCCGACTTTGTAGCTGGAAACATCTTTACATATGCGCCAACGAATAATTTTCAAGTATCGTTATTATCTAAATATGTTGGCGAACAATACATGGGAAATATTGATTCAGACGTTTCAAAACTAGATAGTTATTTTATCAATGATTTGAATCTCACATACCAAATCAAGCTAAATACTATTTTTGAATCAATTACCTTTTCAGGATTAATCAATAATATTTTTGGTGTAGAATATGTATCGAACGGATATTTCTTTACGTATGATGATGATTTCTCCGTGCCAGGAACAACAACTACGGTTGAAGGCGCAGGATTCTATCCGCAAGCAACGAGAAACTTCTTAGTTGGAATGACATTGAAATTTTAA
- a CDS encoding DUF3127 domain-containing protein: protein MEVQGKVKMIGETQTFGNNGFRKREVVVTTEEQYPQHIMVEFVQDKVDLLNNFNVGQAVKISINLRGREWVNPQGETKYFNSIQGWRIEMAQQENAGAAGGMPPVPPADAFEPASDFKEEDHDDLPF, encoded by the coding sequence ATGGAAGTACAAGGAAAAGTAAAAATGATCGGAGAAACTCAAACGTTTGGAAACAATGGGTTTAGAAAGCGTGAAGTTGTCGTAACAACAGAAGAGCAATATCCACAACACATTATGGTGGAATTTGTACAAGACAAAGTAGACTTGTTAAACAACTTTAATGTTGGACAAGCTGTAAAAATCAGTATCAATCTGCGTGGTAGAGAATGGGTAAATCCGCAAGGAGAAACAAAATATTTCAACTCTATTCAAGGTTGGAGAATTGAAATGGCACAACAAGAAAATGCTGGAGCAGCAGGAGGAATGCCGCCAGTTCCACCAGCAGATGCTTTTGAGCCTGCAAGCGATTTCAAAGAAGAAGATCATGACGATTTGCCTTTTTAA
- the greA gene encoding transcription elongation factor GreA, with amino-acid sequence MSKVSYYTAEGLKKLKAELEHLKNVERHKASQAIGEARDKGDLSENAEYDAAKEAQGLLEMRISKMEAIVSTARIIDESQLDTSKALVLSTVRIKNTTNGMEVTYKLVAESEADLASGKISVTSPIGRGLLGKSVGDIAEVNVPNGTMNFEILEITRK; translated from the coding sequence ATGAGTAAAGTATCTTATTATACAGCAGAAGGATTAAAAAAATTAAAAGCCGAGTTAGAGCATTTAAAAAATGTTGAAAGGCACAAAGCTTCTCAAGCTATTGGAGAAGCCAGAGATAAAGGCGATTTAAGTGAAAATGCAGAGTACGATGCCGCCAAAGAAGCACAAGGATTATTAGAGATGAGAATCTCAAAAATGGAGGCAATAGTGTCAACAGCAAGAATCATTGATGAAAGTCAGTTAGATACTTCTAAAGCATTAGTATTATCTACGGTTCGTATTAAAAATACAACTAATGGAATGGAAGTTACCTATAAATTGGTAGCTGAAAGTGAAGCAGATTTAGCTTCTGGAAAAATCTCGGTAACGTCTCCAATTGGAAGAGGATTATTAGGAAAATCTGTCGGTGACATTGCAGAAGTAAATGTGCCAAATGGAACGATGAATTTTGAAATTTTGGAAATTACGCGAAAATAA
- a CDS encoding short-chain fatty acid transporter: MQITKAIETIFKRYLPSPFTIAVLLTLITIALATFFTKPVTETTASHFIEVLSFWEDGIWNSGLLVFAYQMMLILVLGHVLVLSKPVNSIILAITKSVTNTTNAVILVSVTTMLVAFFNWGLGLIFGAILARKVGEHAQKHQIPINYPLVGAAGYVGLMVWHGGISGSAPSKVAEEGHLLDMMNGILSVDIFGKVPEVITSSSTIFSWWNLLLFGILLVVIPFTLSILSKRAKPTKLNLPKYKFDTKNKEDLEGAEKLDYSPWFASVFGILLLVTFFIQYSGNLSSLSEIKITPNMLNFFMLGLAIILHGNFKSFLNAVEEAIKGTSGILIQFPLYFGIMGIMKSSGMVGMISDSFVSVATETTLPVFTFFSSGLVNIFVPSGGGQWAVQGPIVIESALKLGVPLPKAIMALAYGDQITNMLQPFWALPLLAITKLKAKEILPYTIILMLVGSAVYILGLLLL, translated from the coding sequence ATGCAAATTACCAAAGCCATCGAAACCATCTTTAAACGATATTTGCCTTCGCCATTTACCATTGCGGTATTGCTAACGTTGATTACCATTGCATTGGCTACATTTTTCACGAAACCAGTAACAGAAACTACAGCGAGTCATTTTATAGAAGTATTATCATTTTGGGAAGACGGAATTTGGAATTCAGGCTTATTAGTTTTTGCCTATCAAATGATGCTAATTTTAGTCTTAGGACATGTTTTGGTGTTGAGTAAACCTGTCAATTCCATCATTCTAGCAATTACAAAATCGGTAACAAATACAACAAATGCAGTTATTTTAGTCAGCGTAACAACGATGTTAGTAGCTTTTTTTAATTGGGGATTGGGTTTAATTTTCGGCGCAATTCTAGCCAGAAAAGTTGGCGAACACGCACAAAAACATCAAATACCAATCAATTATCCGTTAGTTGGCGCGGCAGGTTATGTTGGTTTAATGGTTTGGCATGGCGGAATTAGCGGTTCGGCACCTTCAAAAGTAGCAGAAGAAGGACATTTATTGGATATGATGAATGGAATTTTGAGTGTAGATATATTTGGAAAAGTTCCCGAAGTCATCACATCAAGTAGTACGATATTCAGTTGGTGGAATTTGTTATTATTCGGAATTTTACTTGTAGTTATTCCGTTTACATTAAGCATACTTTCAAAAAGAGCGAAACCAACAAAACTAAATCTACCAAAGTATAAATTTGACACAAAAAATAAAGAAGACCTAGAAGGCGCAGAAAAACTCGATTATTCTCCTTGGTTTGCTAGTGTATTTGGAATCTTGTTATTAGTGACGTTTTTCATTCAATATTCAGGCAATTTAAGTTCGCTATCAGAAATAAAAATTACACCAAATATGCTGAACTTTTTCATGTTAGGTTTGGCGATTATATTACACGGAAATTTCAAAAGTTTTCTCAATGCTGTGGAAGAAGCTATTAAAGGAACTTCGGGAATATTAATACAATTTCCACTGTATTTTGGAATTATGGGAATCATGAAAAGTTCAGGAATGGTCGGAATGATTTCAGATAGTTTTGTATCGGTTGCCACCGAAACTACCTTGCCAGTATTTACATTTTTCAGCTCAGGATTGGTCAATATTTTTGTGCCAAGTGGCGGCGGACAATGGGCAGTACAAGGTCCAATAGTCATAGAATCTGCACTAAAATTAGGCGTTCCGTTACCAAAAGCAATTATGGCGTTGGCGTACGGAGATCAAATTACCAATATGTTACAACCATTTTGGGCATTGCCACTATTAGCAATTACAAAATTGAAAGCAAAAGAAATATTACCGTATACTATAATTTTAATGTTGGTTGGTTCGGCAGTATACATTTTAGGATTATTATTGCTATAA
- a CDS encoding flavin reductase family protein, with amino-acid sequence MLSIDPKEIPTAKLHGYLLGAVAPRPIAFASTIDAEGNSNLSPFSFFNVFSANPPIMIFSPARRVKNNTTKHTLENAIATKEVVINVVNYDIVQQMSLSSTEYAEGVNEFEKAGLTMLASDKVKPFRVAESPVQFECKVNEVVSLGNEGGAGNLIICEVVKLHINEDILNENGTIDHYKIDLVARAGGSFYSRARDGFFEIPKPIATLGIGVDQIPANIRTSNILTGNDLGILGNVEQLPSSEEIQEFKNTTEITISELPETNHKLAQEFLAKGDVKTAWKILLVK; translated from the coding sequence ATGTTATCGATAGATCCGAAAGAAATTCCTACGGCTAAATTACACGGGTATTTGCTAGGTGCAGTAGCGCCAAGACCAATAGCGTTTGCAAGTACGATTGATGCAGAAGGAAATTCAAACCTATCTCCGTTTAGCTTTTTTAATGTATTTAGTGCCAATCCGCCAATCATGATATTTTCGCCTGCGCGAAGAGTTAAAAATAATACCACAAAACACACACTTGAAAATGCAATTGCAACGAAAGAAGTCGTGATCAATGTGGTAAATTATGATATTGTACAACAAATGTCGCTCAGTAGTACAGAATATGCAGAAGGCGTAAACGAGTTTGAAAAAGCGGGCTTAACAATGCTTGCTTCTGACAAAGTAAAACCGTTTCGAGTTGCTGAATCGCCAGTGCAATTTGAATGCAAAGTGAACGAAGTTGTTTCTTTAGGAAATGAAGGTGGCGCGGGAAACTTAATCATTTGTGAAGTTGTCAAATTACACATTAATGAAGACATTTTAAACGAAAATGGAACGATTGATCATTATAAAATTGACTTAGTTGCCAGAGCAGGCGGAAGTTTTTACAGCAGAGCGCGTGACGGATTTTTTGAAATTCCGAAACCAATTGCTACCTTGGGAATTGGTGTAGATCAAATTCCAGCAAACATTCGCACAAGCAACATACTAACAGGAAACGATCTTGGAATTTTAGGAAACGTAGAACAATTGCCTTCATCTGAAGAAATTCAAGAATTTAAAAATACAACTGAAATTACAATTTCAGAACTACCAGAAACAAATCATAAACTAGCACAAGAATTTCTTGCAAAAGGAGATGTCAAGACTGCTTGGAAAATATTATTAGTAAAATAA